A region of the Deltaproteobacteria bacterium genome:
GCATGATAAAACTTGTCACGCGCAGGTAGCGCTTGTCCGCGCTGGAATCGCGCAGCGTATAGATGCGCAGGCCAAAGTCGGTGACCTCGACCTCAATGGTTGGCGCAATGTCTTTGCCCAACAGCGCGTTGTCAGTGGCGTTGGCGCCCGGGACGACACGCAGCCGTGCGACCTGCGCTTCATTGATCACCTGATGCAAAAACGACAGGTGCACAGGGTCGATATTGCCCTCGTTGCCCTGCAAATAGTTACAGTCGTAGAAGGCTTTGGTCACCGTCCGATACTCCGGCGCTGCATTGAGAAACTCATAGGCGGGCAAAAGCGGCGGTTCACCGGGGCCCATGTAGGTAAAAATAACCCCGCCGACGTCCTGACAAGGATAAGCCGGGTGGCGAATCTGATTCTTGTTCGCACCGCCACCCGGCTCCCCAGGTTGGTCGATCACTCGTCCATGAATGTCGTAAAGCCAACCGTGATAGAGGCAGCGCAAGCCGCCATCTTCGCAGCGGCCGTAGCTCAAGTCGGTGCCGCGGTGGGCGCAGTGCAGGCCGATCAATCCGACACGTCCATGATCGTCGCGAAAAAGCGCCAGCTCTTCGCCAAGGATTTTCACTTTGAGCGGCGCGCCGCCCGGGGGAATTTCTTCGGCCAGCGCGACCGGTTGCCAGTAGCGGCGCATCAGTGCACCGCAGGGGGCGTTGGCGTTGGTTTGGGTGAGCAGGGCGTTTTCAGCTTGAGAAATCATCGTATCTCTCCGTTGAGAGGTTGTGCAACGCTGGGCC
Encoded here:
- a CDS encoding Rieske 2Fe-2S domain-containing protein, producing the protein MISQAENALLTQTNANAPCGALMRRYWQPVALAEEIPPGGAPLKVKILGEELALFRDDHGRVGLIGLHCAHRGTDLSYGRCEDGGLRCLYHGWLYDIHGRVIDQPGEPGGGANKNQIRHPAYPCQDVGGVIFTYMGPGEPPLLPAYEFLNAAPEYRTVTKAFYDCNYLQGNEGNIDPVHLSFLHQVINEAQVARLRVVPGANATDNALLGKDIAPTIEVEVTDFGLRIYTLRDSSADKRYLRVTSFIMPNLAAFGGSTVGSGYAAHWHVPIDDHSHWKYIFAFSRDQPLDDFLRARSRGELTPDYRLTRNKENRYQQDRASMQTQTFTGMGTNFQVHDAFATESQGLVQNRSEENLVSSDKAIVAARKLILNAIKEVQDGRDPQHLVRDAKSNRFNNIVVLSDVIAKSVDWKAYTRSREV